A region of the Penicillium psychrofluorescens genome assembly, chromosome: 6 genome:
TCTCTATACCACGCCGCGCTTATTCTGTGGGCGTATGGATTCATGGCTGGCAAACGAGCTCCTGTGTCCGATGGGCAGGCTTCCTGTAGTGCCGAGGAATACTTGGTTCGTATGCTCATGCTTCTTCGACATGATTCCGAGAATATTGTACATGTGTCACAACAGACCCGTGAACTTTTAAAGACTGTTCGGGAGTGTTTGGAGGGTTGTCGGTGGGAATTACTGCATGAAGCATATGATACCCTGGGGAAATTGGTTGAAATGTCATAGTCTGCTGCTATGTTTAATCTGTATTTACGCTAATTTTTCCTCAATAACTACCATCTTTCATTTCTGACGCAAAGCACTGAAATATAAGTAAGTGAAGGACTATGTTAATGACTTCCTGAGTGATTTAAGTCTGGGACAGAATTCCTGTGAGAAAATCAGAATACGCTTTGTATGGAAACCTGTGTTCTGGAGTAGTGGACACCGagtccttttttttttttttctcgaTGGATGCTGATTTACACATCCTTCCACTGTCTCGATGTAGCAGATTTGTAAAAGGCATCGATCACTTTGAGAATCTTCACATTGGTCTGAAGATCGCAGCAGCCAAGCCCTGCCACCTTGGTACCGCGGACCCGAGCAAACAAAGACTCAAGCTGCTTGCGATAGCAGCTTGGAATGTTTGACGTTCCGTGAGGCTTTTCTGTAGATAATTTACTCGGTCCTGCAGCAAATTCCCCTCGTGCTTCGCGCAAGTACAGCGTCGCCACAGGATAGTCAGGGATCACATGGAGTGAACCGTTGGTGCCGTAAATATCGATCGCCCATTCATTGCACCATTGCGTGGGCTCCCAGGCTGTCATGTCTAACACTATAGTCTTGTCCGAGTACTCCATGATGCCCGAACAGACATCTTCATAAAGCAATGTTCCCACGCCAAACTCGCCCTCGTGAACCGTGCCAGTGAAGAGGTCCGGGATCCATCCCACTACCGGGTGGGGGGGTCGCTGCGGTAGTTTTCGAATCGAGGAGACGACACGGTCTGGTGCACCAAATAGATCGAGCACATTCTCGAGTGTGTGGCAGCCCTCTGTTTGCATGATTCCCCCGAGGTCCTCAGGGATAGCTTGCCACAGGTCCATCCCAGCGCCCGACGGGCACCCCCCATGGAAACGGGCTGTGGTAATATCGCCCAACACGCCGTCATGAATCACCTTGCGTGCAAAGGCGAGTGATTCAGAATAATGGAGCTCATACCCGAGCTCCACGGCCAAGCCCGGACGTTTCTTTTCAATCTCGTCGGCCAGCTGGTAGAAATCTTCCGGAAGTGCCGTCCCAGGCTTCTCCAAGAAGAGACCCTTGAATGCGGCTGGGTGGTTGATGGCAAAGCGAGCCCAGCGAGGAACATCGGGGTCCAGGGCATGTATCATCACCACGTCGGGATTGGTGTCAAGTAGCGCTTCTGGGGTATCGAAGCGGGTCAGACGGGGAAGCCGCTTAGCCAGTTCTGTGGCGATCCCCATGTCCTCCTCATAAAACCCAGAGAACTCGAATCCACCCATTTGTTCGAGGACGGTAAACCGATACATGACATGGGGATGTCGGGTTCCGAGGAAGGCGACCTTGATGGGAGGTAGGCTCTCATCCAAGGACCCCTCATCTTCGAACGTGAAAGATATCTGGCGAACGTCCATGACTAGGTTGTTGCTGGGGCTGGTTTGGGTGGAAGCCCTGATGTCGGGTATTTAAAATGGATCAACGCCGAGTCGTCGGCCGGCTCGCCCACGCATCCCACGCAAATAAGATAAACTATCCCGCGCAACGCCTGATAATCGGCAAGTCCTCCCCACTTATCTGGGGAAAGCTTAAGGTGCATGCGACGTTTCCATACCAGTTTGCCACTGGCAGAAGGTAGATATAAGAGGCCCGACCACCATGGAGGAACGCCCTACTCCTTTGGAATCTCTTTATTAATTTCTTGGTTCATCGTTGCCCCTACACAATGGGCGACCTGGAGAAGAACACTACCAATGAGAATGACACCACGGCCTCCCCTGACACGGGGATCGCTGACATGGAAGAGTTTAGTCCTCCGCCAAGTGGATATCGGATTGCGGGACTTGTGACGCTCCCCGCATATCGATCCCCCATTGCGCAGTGCTTGATCATCGCTTGTGTGCATCTTCTCGTGGTTGGGATGTTTAACGTTCTCTCCGCtcttgggggtggtggccAAGTCAATCCCACAACGAGCAACAATGCCAATACCATACTTTACAGTCTATTCTGTGCCTTTTCCCTTGTTTCGGGCTCGGTGTGCAACTTCCTGGGCCCCAAAATCACCCTTGCAACAGGGGGCATTGGATTCTCGTTGCTATCGGCCTCATATTGGAGTTACAACCACAACGGAAATGAGGCATTTGTGTACTTTGGAGGAGCAATTTGCGGGATTGCTGCTGCATTTCTTTGGTAAGTACCCTTTTCGGTTGCAGCAGGCACAACGGGATCCTCTGACTCCTACTTTCTGCGCCTTCATCCAGGACCGCCGAGGGATCCATGATCATGTCTCTTCCTCTCGAGAAGGACAAGGGAAAATATGTGGGCATCTTCTATGGCCTATCTTTTTTCGGTACAGTCATCGGGGCTATCATTCCCACGGTGGAAAATTGGGGGGTAACGACGGCTGGAAGTGTCAACGATAGTACCTACATTGCGCTGTTTATATTGATGATTATGGGCAGCGTTGTCGCCTGCGGCGTCTCCAATCCGACCAAGGTGATCCGTTCAGATGGCTCGCGCGTGGTCGTGCCACGTCAGACGACGTTTGTGCAGGAGCTGAAGAACGTGGCTCTGGCTGTCAGGCGAGAGCCATGGATCATCTTATTCTTTCCTTACAGTTTCGCTGGATTGTGGTATATTCCCTACCAGAGCAATGACTACAACAGCTATTTCTTCGACCTACGGACCCGCGCCTTTGGCAGTCTGTGGTTTGATTTTGGCCAATTTGCAATGGCAGTCATTTCGGGACTGTTGTTGGATTTCAAGCGACTCGGTGGTCGACGTCAACGTGCTTTTATTGGCTggggctttctttttcttctgaTCAACGCAGTATTTATCGGGGGTGTCTTCCCAGCCCGCCGTTCCCAGCGTGGCCACCCTCCCTCGCACCTTCTGGATGTGGAAGATTCCCAAGCCGCGGGTTATATCGCCCTGTACACCTTCTACGGTGCAGTAGATGGCGCCTGGCAGACATTTGCGTGGTGGATCATGGGGACTCTATCGAATGACCCCTTGGTGCTGTCCATCTACTCAGCATTCTACAAAGTTTTCGGTGCCATGGGTGCTGCTATCGTCTTTAGCCTGGACGTCAGAGAAACGAGCTATCAGGCCATGTTTGGCAGCTACTGGGGACTACTCTCTGGCTCTCTAGTTTTGGTGTTGGTATTGATCTACAAACGTGTTGAGGACACCTTGTCACTGGAGAGCTGGAGATCTCCCGAGATTGGGATGAAAGAAGTCAATCCGGATACTGAGTAGTTGTATGCCCAGACTCAGTTAGTTTATACAATACACAAATTATAGTAGTGGACGATATGAATATTTTGAAGACGAAATATCGTTGTTTGCACTAGAGACACATTCTCTTCAAATGCCTACGTACATCTTTCTCTCCAGCTTCATCACCCCGAAAAGATCAAGGGGCGGTAACATAAAGCACAGTTACAAGTCACAAACCATCACTCGTATACTCGAAGTTTGAATGATTAAGTTAACTTAAGAGGAATGTCCTCAGTGTTTATTTTTGTTACGCCGAAGAACATCAGCCGGCGAATTCATGCTTCGGCTGCCCTCGGGCATCAGTGGGCTTATATCGGAACATATGGCCTCCTTCGTCGTCTGCCCTCGCATTGGAGCGACGATCCTTCCCACTTGCCACATAGATGATATCAAAATTCTTCCCACCCCAGGTGGTACACGCTGGGTTACGAGccgagaagatgatgtcTTTGAGATGTCGGCCCTCCGGGCTAAATACCATGACCCTGTTAGAGTCAAACATCGCAATCCACAAGTTTCCATTAGTACTTTAATTGTTGTTAGTATGGCTCTGGATCCATCGAAAAAGGCAACCACATACTCGACAACCATTCCATCTGGTTCGCCAAACGAGGTGCGGCGATCAATCAACAGTCGCTTGTTGGAGATCTCACCGGACTCCAGATCAAAATCATAAGCCCATACTACCATGGCCACAGAATCGTGGAAATACACTGGATGACGCGGTGAGCGCTATTCGCTCAAAGGGACAGGCAGGGGAAATCTCACTGGTTTTATTGTCCGGACTCCAGCCCAACCCATTCCCACAGACAATCCCCTGATCGATCATCAAATGAAGACTGCCATCCGGATCGTATCGCCACAGCCGTCCTCGCGGCGTGCCGTAGCTGGCCGGAAGGCGGTTTGGTCCGTAGGCCATTGCCGTCTTGTCGATTTCCGCCAGCCAAAACCGTCCTTTGGCATCGACGCCCCCATCGTTGAAGCGCAACTCATCGCGTTGGTCGGTGGGGATGATTTCCTTCACCACCTCTAGCTTGCCGGATGCTTCGTCGATAAAGCAGACGCCTTGGTAATAGGCCGCAATATAGCCGGGCTTGTTCTTCCGGAAGAAAGCCACCGTGACGCTGTCTTCCAGCTCAAGAACACGCGCCTCCCCGACTGCGTCCCCAGAGTCGTCAATAGGGAGAATGTAGAGTCGGGGCGGCTCAGACAAACAGTCAACCCAGTGGAGGGTTGAATCGCTAGCCCGATAGATGGGCGCCTCACCCAGAACCATGGGCTCCGTGCATGAATACCACTTCTTGCCGCCGTCAATACACTCTAATCCAGCCATGTTGACGAGAGCGATCAGTGAACCAGACAGAAATTTGATGTTTGGACTTGGTTGATTTTATTTCACGCAGCCCATACGGCGGGCGGGTCAAGCCCGCGCCGTCGATCCCCCCCTCCTTTCAATCATCCCGCGCAAGGTGGGATAGGAGTAAATGGGATGGCTGCTGCTATCTGTGTCTAATCTTTCTCCACACCCATGACATCAACAGAACCCAGTCCGCGGACCATCCGGGAAGATCAGTTGAGCCTATCGATTATTGCAAAGGGAATTCTAGAAACAGCCATAACACGTGAATCTAGTAGGAGCTATATATACAAACACCGCTCTTCTAGCCAAGTTCGACCGTGGATGAACCGTCTATCATGAAAACACTCAGTATTCGTCTATTCCATCTACTGGCCTAACACCGGGCCTTTTTCAACCGTCGAGGGCCAAGAAGCAAGTGGCCAGGACCAGCTATGTATGTATCGTGAAGATTCGATCTTAGCAAAATCATACGTCGAACAAGGCGTGCCCGTCTCAAGGTCGAGTCGAGGAAGGTGTCTTTGAGGGACTTGCAGACCACGAAATCTTCACTCCGGTGCGCCGCAGGTGAAGACCCCGTGGACGGACCCACTGTTGTATTCCGAGATCTATGAAAAATCAGGTTAGCGTTTTATCGCACACGGGCGGTGTGGTCCAAACATACAATATCAGCAATGCTCGAATACGTTCCGGCGCCCAAGGTCAGCAGGCCAATGGCGAGAATCAGCCCATTGGCGGCCGCCAGAAGCAGATTGTGACGCGAGGTCCAACTCCCCTTCCGGATGAGCATGAACCACATCAGGGAGGGGAAGTAGAAGGTGAAGccggagatgaagagggcGGAGGAAATCGACAGCAAatccgagaagaaggggatgACTTCGGCAATCACAAACGCGATGATGGTGCCCCCCGTGATGACGGCCAACCAGGTGATCCAGCCCATCTTGGTGTTGATAAAACGGATGGTCGAGTTCTTGAAAATCCGGCCATGGACCATGCGACCGAACACCACGGTGTTGATCGACCCACTGATGAAAATGACCGGGAGAGCCACCCCGAAGGCCACGCGACTCAACGTAGTTCCGGCCGAGAGCAGTGCGGGGCTCTGGACGTTCGGGCCGACAAAGGCGTAGATGGTGGCGCCAGTGACGGTGTAGATGACCATCTCTGTCAAGCCCAGGGCCCAGATGGACTTGACAAAGTCCGCCGGGGTGTGCATTTCGTCCATGAAGGCAAACTGGCACATGGCAAAGCTGtaggcgaagatgatgttggaGACGGCGATGAAGGCGTCCTTGAAGGTGGTCTCAGGCGCGGGCCACGGCGACCATGGCACGGCGCCCAGTCCCCCCGGTTGGTTGGTGGCATCGATACCGGtgccgatgatggtgatgccAATGGCAAGCACGATCGAGATAAAATCAATGTAGCCCAGGATGGCGACTTCGGTGAAGCTGGGGGGGATGGCTACCGCCAGCAGAATGATGGCGGACACCACGCCAAACACCACGCTGCAAAGGCCGCTTTGGGTGATGGTCTGGAAGGCAATGGTGCCGGTCAGGCAGTGGGACCCGGTCAGGAAGATCAGCTGCAACGCCAGCATCGCAAAGATCAACTCGTAGCCAAAGCGGCCGAACATGAGGGTACCCGCGTCGGCGTAGGTGCCCACCTGGGGGAACATCAGCTTGACCTGGCCGACGATGTAGCTGGTGTAGATGGCCAcgatgccgaggccgacACAGCAGATGACCCCGGCGACCATACCGAGCTTGGCGAAGGTCTGGGGGATGGACAGACTGCCCAGGGCAATGGCCTCGACGATGAGCACGACGGTCAAGCGCTTCCAGCCCAGGCGGCTGAATTTCTCGACCCCGTGATTGTAGACGTTGCGCTCGGCCTCGCTCATCTCCCCGACGATGTCCCCGTCAAAGGGTGGGGGGGCCATGAACTCCTTGTCGGCGCCGGAGTCGGCGACCTTACTGGAGTCATAGCCATTGTTGCTTGAATTTTCGTCGGAGTAGCCCATGATGAGCGATGAGAGGTTGGGGGAGGTGAGGAAGGAGGTGGACGAGCAGTCCTGTCGCGTGGTCTGGGGCCAGGAGGTATATATGTATCGAGTGTCAAGGGGAAGGGTCGGCCGGGCAGGATTTGCTGCCACGATCGGATCCGGCTTGGGCTCGTGCTCGACTGGGGCAAAAGGCGGATTCGGTGACTAAGAGAGTCTCCAACACGTGGAGTACGACGCTGGTCCACTAAACACCATTCGGCCAACCAGGGGACACAGTTCGATCCACTCCGTCCAGCAGGATCGCTCTGATACGCCCGACGGCGGCGCCCCGATAAGAAGGTTTCGGGCGGTTAGGTAAAAGAATGTGACCTGGGGCCGCCGGTTCAGCTTAGGCTGGGGGATGATCGGGTTGGAGAAAAGGCTGCAGTACCCCACGATCCCGGAGAAAGGGAGTAGAGTGCGGGGAGGCACAGGATATACGAAATGAGGACGGGACGGAGTCGAGGAGTCTCGGTCGAGGAGGATTGAAGAATGACGGGGGATGCGGCAGCCACCAAAGACAAACCGAGCcgcatcatccatgtcgCGACCGGGCCAATCACACCCGGCCAGCCCGAGATAAGCAACCAGCCATGGTCACGTGACTATCGTTCCattccctttcctttccttccttcgcGTTGCCCGTTTCAGCCACCACACCGCCACCATTTCCCCAACAAGGCATGGATCGATGGCTAGAAACTCTGCTGCGAACCGCACTAGCGACTGTCGGGAACCAAAATCGCCGTCGTGTAGGCGAGCTGCAGCCCAGCGCGCTCTGAATTACGGGCACTGCCCGTACCTGGTCGCGTGATCGTAGTCACCAGCGAGAGTCGGAGCCGTTGTGCGGCAGCGAGTCGCGCCTGGATGAGGCCCGCCTGCACGCCCCGACCGCGATAGCACGGCAGCGTGCTGTCCAGGTACAAGTGACCCACGCTCCCAGTGGGAGTGTCAACCACCGCCAAGGCTGCGGAACCCGCAATCTCTCCGTCGATCGTCGCGAGAAACAATCGGGTGTCCGCCCGGAGGGTTGCTATCTGCGCCAGGACGCGCAGCAAGTGGGCCGACCGACCTCCGTCCTCAAACCCAGCGATCGACGCCTGGATAAATCGCTCACTACTGTCCTGCGCGCTGACCTGCTCGATGACCGACCCGGCAGCGGTGGCGCCTTGGCGAGCGACGGGAATCTCATGATTCTTGAGCGAGTACACGTACGTGTTCAGGACGCCTTGTGAGGTATATCCCGCAGCGCGCAAGCACGGCAGCGCCGAAGGATGCGCCCCCGGTCCGAGGTGAATCTCCGGATGCAGCCCGATGGCGGCGTAGGTTGATTCCAGCTCACGCACATCCGCTTCGTCAACGGGCCCGGTCGTTCCAAATCCCACGACCCGGTTCATCTTGCCCTGAAATTCCGGCATGGTTCGGATGACTGTCCCTGCTTTGGCCGCGTGTTCCGTCAGGATATCGAACTGGGGGAACAATTGGCGGCACACATCGGCCTGGCGACAGAGATGGGTGGCCTCCACATGCTCACTTTCTTCGGCGACTGCGGATGAAATCCAACACTGAGGGGCCGACATGACATGCAACACGGGAACTGATCAGGATATCAAAACGAAGCAGTTAGTAGTGGAGGTGGTCTACTGAGAAGGGTACAAGACGATGACTCATTCCTTGTCGGTGAGGCTGTTACGGGGCTTGTACTGCGTCACCCCAGGCGAAAAGAGTTATCTGGCGTGTCCGGCTCACTTCTTCATTGTTGTAGACATAAGTCACAATTGCACTCGCAGGAGGCGTTGGCCAACATGTCACAATGTTCGCCGCCAGCCGGATTTCCATCATCTGCCGTCCGATTCAGCCCTACGATGGGAAAATCTAGAATTTTCCGCCATGTACGTAGGTGTATTTATTCCAACAGTCGCGCATTAGCTGTCGGGTAGTCCAAACCCAAAAATCGGGGCTGGGATCCGATACATTTTGCGCGGTTGAAGATGCGGGTTAGGTACCTCCGAGCATTGTCGGGGTGGACATCCGACAGAAGCAGATAAATGACGGAGGGACAACGCCCATATAGAATCATCGACTCCTCCCTAATCCTGACTGACAATATTGGAAATCAACATCATGGCTTCACACTCGACCGCATCGCCTCACCCACACATCCCACCGGCGGGGGTCTGGTGTCCCGCCGTGACCTTCTTCCATCAGGATACAGATACCCTGGATCTCTCGGCCCAGTCTCAGTATTTTCACTATCTCGCGCAGTCGGGCCTCACAGGTCTGGTCCTGATGGGCACCAACTCCGAGGCTTTCCTCCTAACGCGTGAGGAACGATCGCAGCTGATCTCGACGGCGCGAGCGGCCGTGGGTCCGGGCTTCCCTCTCATGGCTGGCGTCGGTACACACTCAACCAAACAAACCCTAGAGCTGGTTCAAGATGCCGCCACTGCGGGCGCAAACTATGTCTTGGTCCTTCCGCCCGCTTATTTTGGCAAAGCCACCAACATGAACGTAGTGAAACGCTTCTTTTCCGAAGTGGCAGCGAAGTCGCCCTTGCCGGTAGTCATTTACAACTTTCCCGGGGTGTGCAATGGGGTCGACTTGGACTCGGAAACAATCACTGCGATTGTTCACGAGTCAGCGGCGAGACATCCCCAAGCCCAGTCTAACGTGGTCGGCGTCAAGCTCACTTGTGGGTCTGTTGGGAAGATCACCCGGTTATCAGCTACTTTTGCGCCAGAGGATTTTGCAACCTTCGGCGGGCAGTCAGACTTTCTCCTCGGTGGGCTTGCCGCAGGTAGCGCAGGATGCATTGCAGCGTTTGCAAATGTGTTCCCAAAGACCGTATCCCGAATGTATACGTTGTACCAGAATGGGCAGGTCGATGAGGCTATGAAGCTACAGAAGAAGGCAGCATTGGCTGAGAATTCTATCAAAAGCGGAATCGCATCGACCAAATACGCCGTTTCATGCTCCTCGGCTGGCTTGGCAGGAATTTCAAGAGCAGCCGAAAAGCTGGCCCCTCGGCATCCCTACGAAGAAGTTGGGGAAGCTACCAGAAGATCGATTCAGGAGACCATAGCTGAGGTGGCAGCGATCGAGGATGGCCTATAAAAATTACCATCCGCGTTTGGTGTACATATTTTAAACCACAAGTTACATAAACTACCTCCTACAACCCTTGGGAATGAGATATCGTTCGTACTCATCATCTATCAAATAGAAGTCGAGTCGGTTCTAGTATATTAGTTACTGGATCTCAACGAGAGACAAACCTTGCGCCGTGGCAAGGCCCCATTTTTGTCTGGCATGGTCCCCAGATGCTCTTTTATTATAATAATCGCAGATCATCTTCATTTGGCAAGTGGTGTGCGGTCAGCTAGAACCGAGTCAGTGCACGGTATGAACTCATACCGACATGCTTCTCCTACATTCTCGTAGGGATAGTGGACAGACTGTGGTCATAACAACGTGTGCTAATCCTTGGTCTAGATTTTAAAGGCCGAATTCTTGCTCGCGTGCCATGAATGCGGtacttctttttctttttttagGGGGGTTTGGCTCTTTCTCTTTGAGGAGTGCTTGATGCAGATCCTTAGGGAGAAATCGGGCATCATTGCTCAAAGATGACGCAACCGGTCGCAGTCAAGATGAAAGATCAACAAACCTTTTTATCCCAATGAAAAAAAGGGGAGGAAACGAGCCGATGTGGGTCTCATTGAGCGCCGGCTTCCCACTGCTGCAACTGAGAATCTGGGGAAACTGGGTCGACTCTAGCAGACACATGGGATACCCACTTCCGATCCACTTGTGGGGGATGTAACTATATGATCATCATGTGGGCAACAAGAAGTGAGCGTCGTGAGGAAAGCAATAGTCCAATTCAGTTCAATTTAGACGCATAAAAAAAGAGGGCAACATCCACGGTGCCAATGGCCCGTCTATATATATTCCAGTATATTGGTGTATCCACTGTATCCGGTTTATCGAACGTATCGAACTGTGGCCTTTGGTGTCGCAAATGATCATGGGTATCGAgtataaaaaaaaaaggaaagggcAATTTCAAGGGCGTATACTTCTAATGCACTCCGTTGGTCAGTCCGTTGGTCAGTCCGTTCGTCTGGCCATTCGCCTGTTCTTTTCCAATGCCGTGCTGGACGCCCTCAAGCTTGCTGGTCGGAACACCGGGCGGAACACCACTCGAAATGATGCTCTTCTTGCGAAGAGTTGCGGTCCAGATGGCTCCATCGTCAAGCAGCTCCTGTCCCATTGCCAAAGCTTTCGATGGTGCCTCGCCCAGCCACTGGGTCTCAAGCCGGTTGATATTCTCTTCAATCTCCCAGGCTCGGCCACCCTCAACAAACATAGATGAGCCGTTGAGCGATTGGTCGACAAGCATGCCGGCAGCCACAGTCGCGACTTCTTGGGGACTGTTGGTCGGCAGGTTGGCCTGCTTCCACTTCTGCTCGATCTTCTTAATGGTGTCGGTCTCAGTCACCCAGGGGCAGATAGTGTTAATCCGCAGGCTGTGCTTATACGGAGACGAGATGTAGCTGCGCAGCGAGCGCATAAGGCCCGTCACGCCATGTTTGGATGCCTGATAGACAAACAAAGACGGGCTATCCTTGAATCCAGCTGCGGATGAAAAGAGCAGAATAGATCGGTCGGCATCCGGGCCACGATTGTGGCGAAGATAAACCGAAGCAATGCGCGAGACATACATGGAACCGAGAAGATTAACATCCAGCACCTTGTGGGTGGGTTTCTGGCAAGACCGGTCACTTCTGGTATCCCCCCAGCTTAGACACTAAGTGCGATAAAAGGACTTACCTGGCGAACCGTCTCTAGCGTGAGACCGAAATCGAACCAATTGCCAATCTCTACGATCCCCGCCGCCGAAGCGACGTGGTCGATACGACTATAAGTCTTGAAGGCCACGTCAAACAGACCCAAAACCGAATCATAGTTGGTGACGTCGGTTGGCTGGAAAACAACTCGGGGAGCCAGGTGTTCTTCCGCCGGATGGAACGCTTCGAGGCACTTGCTCACTAGACGCTCACCGGCGATATTGTCAAGGTCTCCAAAACAAACGTTGGCACCATTTTCCAAGCATTGTCGTACTAGACTTGCACcgatgccattggcaccTCCTACATAGCGTGTGTGAGCCACAGCGGGATGGTGGGGGGGTAGAAGCAGCGCGGGGTATCAGGGGATGGCCTACCGGTGATCAGGACAACCTTGTCCAGAAGAGACTCAGAAGAGAGGCTGGGGATGAATTGCGACATTGGGGGAGTATAGTCTTGCAAGGAccagcagatggaggagaggCCACGTAGAGGAAGTAGGTATTTAGCAATGAGGGTAGCGCGCGACCCACCGAGCACGAGGCGGGTTATATAGTGTACTCTTCAATTATTACACGGCGGAATCTGTATTGCTGAAAATGCCTCAACATTCCGGGCCCAACGCCACTAAGGGCAAGTGACGCGAAATGTTCATCTCGGGATGTCATCATTGCC
Encoded here:
- a CDS encoding uncharacterized protein (ID:PFLUO_008521-T1.cds;~source:funannotate), whose amino-acid sequence is MASHSTASPHPHIPPAGVWCPAVTFFHQDTDTLDLSAQSQYFHYLAQSGLTGLVLMGTNSEAFLLTREERSQLISTARAAVGPGFPLMAGVGTHSTKQTLELVQDAATAGANYVLVLPPAYFGKATNMNVVKRFFSEVAAKSPLPVVIYNFPGVCNGVDLDSETITAIVHESAARHPQAQSNVVGVKLTCGSVGKITRLSATFAPEDFATFGGQSDFLLGGLAAGSAGCIAAFANVFPKTVSRMYTLYQNGQVDEAMKLQKKAALAENSIKSGIASTKYAVSCSSAGLAGISRAAEKLAPRHPYEEVGEATRRSIQETIAEVAAIEDGL
- a CDS encoding uncharacterized protein (ID:PFLUO_008520-T1.cds;~source:funannotate): MSAPQCWISSAVAEESEHVEATHLCRQADVCRQLFPQFDILTEHAAKAGTVIRTMPEFQGKMNRVVGFGTTGPVDEADVRELESTYAAIGLHPEIHLGPGAHPSALPCLRAAGYTSQGVLNTYVYSLKNHEIPVARQGATAAGSVIEQVSAQDSSERFIQASIAGFEDGGRSAHLLRVLAQIATLRADTRLFLATIDGEIAGSAALAVVDTPTGSVGHLYLDSTLPCYRGRGVQAGLIQARLAAAQRLRLSLVTTITRPGTGSARNSERAGLQLAYTTAILVPDSR
- a CDS encoding uncharacterized protein (ID:PFLUO_008516-T1.cds;~source:funannotate); protein product: MDVRQISFTFEDEGSLDESLPPIKVAFLGTRHPHVMYRFTVLEQMGGFEFSGFYEEDMGIATELAKRLPRLTRFDTPEALLDTNPDVVMIHALDPDVPRWARFAINHPAAFKGLFLEKPGTALPEDFYQLADEIEKKRPGLAVELGYELHYSESLAFARKVIHDGVLGDITTARFHGGCPSGAGMDLWQAIPEDLGGIMQTEGCHTLENVLDLFGAPDRVVSSIRKLPQRPPHPVVGWIPDLFTGTVHEGEFGVGTLLYEDVCSGIMEYSDKTIVLDMTAWEPTQWCNEWAIDIYGTNGSLHVIPDYPVATLYLREARGEFAAGPSKLSTEKPHGTSNIPSCYRKQLESLFARVRGTKVAGLGCCDLQTNVKILKVIDAFYKSATSRQWKDV
- a CDS encoding uncharacterized protein (ID:PFLUO_008519-T1.cds;~source:funannotate) — protein: MGYSDENSSNNGYDSSKVADSGADKEFMAPPPFDGDIVGEMSEAERNVYNHGVEKFSRLGWKRLTVVLIVEAIALGSLSIPQTFAKLGMVAGVICCVGLGIVAIYTSYIVGQVKLMFPQVGTYADAGTLMFGRFGYELIFAMLALQLIFLTGSHCLTGTIAFQTITQSGLCSVVFGVVSAIILLAVAIPPSFTEVAILGYIDFISIVLAIGITIIGTGIDATNQPGGLGAVPWSPWPAPETTFKDAFIAVSNIIFAYSFAMCQFAFMDEMHTPADFVKSIWALGLTEMVIYTVTGATIYAFVGPNVQSPALLSAGTTLSRVAFGVALPVIFISGSINTVVFGRMVHGRIFKNSTIRFINTKMGWITWLAVITGGTIIAFVIAEVIPFFSDLLSISSALFISGFTFYFPSLMWFMLIRKGSWTSRHNLLLAAANGLILAIGLLTLGAGTYSSIADIISEYNSGSVHGVFTCGAPE
- a CDS encoding uncharacterized protein (ID:PFLUO_008517-T1.cds;~source:funannotate), with product MGDLEKNTTNENDTTASPDTGIADMEEFSPPPSGYRIAGLVTLPAYRSPIAQCLIIACVHLLVVGMFNVLSALGGGGQVNPTTSNNANTILYSLFCAFSLVSGSVCNFLGPKITLATGGIGFSLLSASYWSYNHNGNEAFVYFGGAICGIAAAFLWTAEGSMIMSLPLEKDKGKYVGIFYGLSFFGTVIGAIIPTVENWGVTTAGSVNDSTYIALFILMIMGSVVACGVSNPTKVIRSDGSRVVVPRQTTFVQELKNVALAVRREPWIILFFPYSFAGLWYIPYQSNDYNSYFFDLRTRAFGSLWFDFGQFAMAVISGLLLDFKRLGGRRQRAFIGWGFLFLLINAVFIGGVFPARRSQRGHPPSHLLDVEDSQAAGYIALYTFYGAVDGAWQTFAWWIMGTLSNDPLVLSIYSAFYKVFGAMGAAIVFSLDVRETSYQAMFGSYWGLLSGSLVLVLVLIYKRVEDTLSLESWRSPEIGMKEVNPDTE
- a CDS encoding uncharacterized protein (ID:PFLUO_008522-T1.cds;~source:funannotate), translating into MSQFIPSLSSESLLDKVVLITGGANGIGASLVRQCLENGANVCFGDLDNIAGERLVSKCLEAFHPAEEHLAPRVVFQPTDVTNYDSVLGLFDVAFKTYSRIDHVASAAGIVEIGNWFDFGLTLETVRQKPTHKVLDVNLLGSMYVSRIASVYLRHNRGPDADRSILLFSSAAGFKDSPSLFVYQASKHGVTGLMRSLRSYISSPYKHSLRINTICPWVTETDTIKKIEQKWKQANLPTNSPQEVATVAAGMLVDQSLNGSSMFVEGGRAWEIEENINRLETQWLGEAPSKALAMGQELLDDGAIWTATLRKKSIISSGVPPGVPTSKLEGVQHGIGKEQANGQTNGLTNGLTNGVH
- a CDS encoding uncharacterized protein (ID:PFLUO_008518-T1.cds;~source:funannotate) translates to MAGLECIDGGKKWYSCTEPMVLGEAPIYRASDSTLHWVDCLSEPPRLYILPIDDSGDAVGEARVLELEDSVTVAFFRKNKPGYIAAYYQGVCFIDEASGKLEVVKEIIPTDQRDELRFNDGGVDAKGRFWLAEIDKTAMAYGPNRLPASYGTPRGRLWRYDPDGSLHLMIDQGIVCGNGLGWSPDNKTMYFHDSVAMVVWAYDFDLESGEISNKRLLIDRRTSFGEPDGMVVEVMVFSPEGRHLKDIIFSARNPACTTWGGKNFDIIYVASGKDRRSNARADDEGGHMFRYKPTDARGQPKHEFAG